Proteins encoded within one genomic window of Macadamia integrifolia cultivar HAES 741 unplaced genomic scaffold, SCU_Mint_v3 scaffold2139, whole genome shotgun sequence:
- the LOC122065886 gene encoding protein ROLLING AND ERECT LEAF 2-like has translation MGASNSKIEEDKALQLCRERKKFVRQALDGRCSLASAHVTYIQSLKNTGNALRKFVEPEAQIESSLYTSTSATPELLALAEKSLSQFSYSSPSLSQRVDAAETLTPLTPHSGRFHVNYMKAIGGSTRTVEERPFPVTETLKFSSSTPQNLMPRSAERPEMSSFQDSSLPPGTPWDYFGLFHPIDNQFSTQDGRGLNHDGLDNHDIIRRLREEEGIPELEDDEQKSTYTGKRMESEESEDDEFDEPSTDNLVRSFENHNRVLDSHLNNSSPAILSARSIATEAELLNGAKVKSPDLKSSRTTASVVPLPLDDKQTEEKEAGNESKLTPKDFLSSIKDVEFLFFKASESGKEVPRMLEANKLCFRPIFPGKEGKSRASMFLKDCFSCGKDPTQVPEEPAVTAVKYLTWHRTTSSHSSSSRNLLGSSSKDNIEDLSSNLFSNFCMNSGSHVSTLDRLYAWERKLYDEVKASGIIRREYDTKCKLLRQLESKGENSLRADKTRAVVKDLHSRIGVAFHRIDSISKRIEELRDKELQPQLEELIEGLSRMWEMMSECHKLQFLIISIVYDNGSDKLSLQSESHRHATSHLEHELSYLSLSFTKWINAQKSYVRAINGWLHKCVFIQRKTSRRRRMPDPPLRELGPPIYVTCGLWLDKLEAVPVKDVSDSIKALATETTCFLPRKEKNQGKSFNRPFSSACNAVGNGEGTSNDLGEEPPQDWNSGFDRFRSSLVGVLDQFNCFAESSVKMYVELQQAIQKAKNGNEQSMRKSYSLGC, from the exons ATGGGAGCCTCGAATTctaaaatagaagaagataaggcCCTGCAACTATGTCGTGAAAGGAAGAAATTTGTTAGACAAGCACTTGATGGGAGATGCTCACTAGCATCTGCTCATGTTACTTACATTCAATCATTGAAAAATACTGGAAATGCACTGCGAAAATTTGTTGAGCCTGAAGCTCAAATAGAGTCATCATTGTACACTTCCACCAGTGCAACACCTGAGCTACTTGCTTTAGCGGAAAAGTCCCTTTCCCAGTTCTCATACTCTTCACCATCTTTGTCACAGCGTGTAGATGCAGCTGAAACTCTGACTCCTCTGACTCCCCACTCTGGCCGATTTCATGTAAACTATATGAAAGCAATTGGTGGTTCTACAAGAACAGTTGAAGAGAGACCATTTCCAGTAACTGAAACGCTAAAGTTTTCCTCAAGTACCCCGCAAAATCTCATGCCTCGATCTGCTGAAAGGCCTGAAATGTCATCATTTCAAGATTCTTCCCTACCACCTGGGACTCCTTGGGATTATTTTGGCCTTTTCCATCCAATTGACAATCAATTCTCTACTCAAGATGGTAGGGGGTTGAACCATGATGGGTTGGACAATCATGATATTATAAGACGGCTTAGGGAAGAGGAGGGAATTCCTGAACTGGAGGATGATGAGCAGAAATCCACTTATACTGGAAAAAGAATGGAATCTGAGGAGTCTGAAGATGATGAATTTGATGAACCTTCTACAGATAATCTTGTTCGAAGTTTTGAAAACCACAATAGGGTATTGGATTCACATTTAAATAATAGCTCTCCAGCTATTCTATCAGCCAGGAGTATAGCTACAGAAGCTGAACTCTTGAATGGGGCAAAAGTTAAATCACCTGATTTGAAATCATCAAGGACCACAGCTTCTGTGGTTCCACTTCCCCTTGACGACAAGCaaacagaagagaaagaagCTGGAAATGAAAGTAAGCTTACACCTAAGGACTTCCTTTCAAGCATAAAAGATGTtgaatttctattcttcaaagCTTCAGAATCTGGAAAAGAAGTTCCCCGGATGCTTGAAGCAAATAAATTGTGTTTTCGTCCAATTTTCCCTGGGAAAGAAG GGAAGTCAAGGGCATCCATGTTTTTGAAGGACTGTTTTTCTTGTGGCAAAGACCCAACCCAAGTTCCTGAAG AGCCTGCTGTGACAGCAGTCAAGTACTTAACTTGGCATAGGACGACATCATCCCATTCCTCATCATCCAGGAATCTTCTTGGATCAAGTTCGAAAGACAATATTGAAGACTTAAGCAGTAATCTGTTCAGTAATTTTTGCATGAATTCCGGCAGTCATGTCTCCACTTTAGATAGGCTATATGCATGGGAGAGGAAGCTTTATGATGAAGTCAAG GCTAGTGGGATAATCAGAAGGGAGTATGACACCAAGTGTAAACTGCTAAGACAGCTGGAGTCAAAGGGAGAAAATTCTCTTAGGGCTGATAAAACACGTGCAGTTGTCAAGGATCTGCATTCAAGAATTGGAGTTGCATTTCACAGGATTGACTCAATATCAAAGAGAATTGAGGAATTAAGGGACAAAGAGCTTCAACCACAACTCGAAGAATTGATTGAGGG GTTAAGTCGAATGTGGGAAATGATGTCTGAATGCCAcaagcttcagtttctcatcatCAGTATAGTATATGACAATGGCAGTGACAAACTGTCCTTGCAGTCAGAATCACATCGGCATGCTACCTCTCATCTGGAACATGAATTGAGCTATCTATCTTTAAGCTTCACAAAGTGGATTAATGCACAGAAATCATACGTGCGGGCTATAAATGGATGGCTCCACAAATGTGTATTTATTCAACGGAAAACTtcgaggagaagaagaatgcctgATCCACCCTTGAGGGAACTAGGCCCTCCCATATATGTAACCTGTGGTCTATGGTTGGATAAACTTGAGGCCGTACCAGTGAAAGATGTGTCAGATTCTATAAAAGCGTTAGCAACAGAGACCACATGCTTCTTACCTCGCAAAGAGAAGAACCAAGGGAAGAGTTTTAATCGACCATTTTCATCAGCCTGCAATGCAGTTGGCAATGGTGAAGGAACGAGCAATGACCTGGGAGAGGAACCACCACAAGACTGGAATTCAGGGTTTGATCGTTTCAGATCGAGCTTAGTGGGTGTTCTTGATCAGTTCAATTGCTTTGCTGAATCATCAGTGAAGATGTATGTCGAGCTTCAACAGGCCATTCAAAAAGCTAAAAATGGTAATGAACAAAGTATGCGTAAGTCATATTCATTAGGTTGTTGA